The following are encoded in a window of Carya illinoinensis cultivar Pawnee chromosome 15, C.illinoinensisPawnee_v1, whole genome shotgun sequence genomic DNA:
- the LOC122297411 gene encoding UPF0481 protein At3g47200-like — protein sequence MEDVGEDFETSNQQLNDSTSDSVGDQPADHFDFGGEECYNPNKTIQSSRAVVLEHTIRIPDSEIDISGWSPLKVPAPMFKVDKGAYIPMIVSIGPFHHNEPSLRAMQTQKRRFLNRLVQNRTGQSIHEESLKNTMKELEEKTRKFYADDFQTIEPDEFVQMMLLDGVFIVELLRFFEKDSEGEPLFKTRWMQTNISRDLLLLENQLPMFVLQKIFELTTLTEEPTLNTLALKFFEPLRLGKDKFEEKMLKKHATDEYIHLLALFHFTLISGDKKYQQQQPAKSDLKLPGKGLVRNAKTLSYAGIKFKKNSCSILDIELTGKTLKIPTIVIDSYTSPVLRNLIAYEQNNRNVDPYFCCFALFLDSIVDTAEDVKILCDAGIIKQAMGRNEELADLFNRLTKELVFDINEENCYMTKEIEKINRHCRMHDIRVRIGRLLTRLNYNGLLTTCFSFLITVLLIYFELSSNTPDAPPPSP from the exons ATGGAAGATGTGGGAGAGGATTTTGAAACCAGTAATCAACAATTAAATGATAGTACTTCAGATTCAGTTGGCGATCAGCCGGCAGATCATTTTGACTTTGGTGGTGAAGAATGttacaatccaaataaaacGATACAATCAAGCCGAGCGGTTGTTCTTGAGCATACTATCCGAATCCCCGATAGTGAGATTGATATCAGCGGATGGTCACCATTGAAGGTTCCTGCACCTATGTTCAAAGTCGACAAAGGAGCTTACATCCCCATGATTGTCTCCATTGGTCCATTTCATCATAATGAACCAAGTCTACGAGCCATGCAAACTCAAAAACGGCGATTTCTCAATCGTTTGGTTCAAAACCGAACAGGACAATCTATCCATGAAGAAAGTCTCAAAAATACCATGAAAGAATTGGAAGAAAAGACCAGAAAATTCTATGCAGATGACTTTCAGACCATAGAACCAGATGAATTTGTGCAGATGATGCTTCTCGACGGTGTCTTCATTGTAGAACTCCTACGTTTCTTCGAG AAAGATAGTGAAGGGGAGCCCCTTTTCAAAACACGTTGGATGCAGACAAATATCTCTCGAGATTTGCTTTTGCTTGAGAACCAACTCCCTATGTTTGTGCTGCAGAAGATTTTTGAACTTACTACCTTGACGGAGGAGCCAACTCTGAACACGCTTGCTCTCAAGTTTTTTGAACCCTTGAGACTTGGGAAGgacaaatttgaagaaaagatgttgaaaaagcaTGCCACTGACGAATATATACATCTATTAGCTTTATTTCACTTTACCTTAATTTCAGGGGATAAAAAATACCAGCAGCAGCAGCCTGCAAAGAGTGATCTTAAGCTTCCTGGGAAAGGTTTGGTGCGTAATGCCAAAACACTTAGTTATGCTGGTatcaagtttaaaaaaaattcttgtagCATTCTCGACATAGAGCTTACAGGCAAGACGTTAAAGATTCCGACTATTGTCATCGATAGTTACACTAGCCCTGTGTTGAGGAACTTGATAGCCTACGAACAAAACAACCGCAATGTAGATccatatttttgttgttttgcatTGTTCTTGGATAGCATAGTGGATACGGCCGAGGATGTCAAGATTCTTTGTGATGCTGGGATTATCAAACAAGCAATGGGTAGAAACGAGGAGTTGGCGGATCTTTTCAACAGACTCACTAAAGAGTTGGTGTTTGATATTAATGAAGAGAATTGCTACATGACCAAGGAAATCGAAAAGATCAACCGTCATTGTCGAATGCACGACATCAGAGTTCGAATTGGCCGTCTTCTCACCAGGTTGAATTACAACGGATTACTCACCACATGCTTTAGCTTCTTGATCACAGTCCTCTTAATTTATTTCGAGTTAAGCTCAAATACTCCGGATGCACCTCCACCTTCTCCATGA